From one Mytilus edulis chromosome 1, xbMytEdul2.2, whole genome shotgun sequence genomic stretch:
- the LOC139526600 gene encoding uncharacterized protein: MSYTPNVVITGDVNVDFLTDHSHKIFDIMRLNGLKNVINEPTRFCATRQSLLDPILVSDSCDVYDSHVIQIDRTYSDHDGTIIFLNNLGRLQNNTTYKRMIWDYRNADFDKCNELIATFDWESIINAENSMDQNCKNFKNKFLEYINDCIPQKEVTIRPNDKIWFNSDLRREIRKRDRLHKQARRSNSIPDLDKYKKQRNHVNNLKRYTKDQFYLNANSLLDEFASGNSKSYWSLMKKLVKTSGNSTHITQLKNENDELVTENYDIACLLNKYFCSISTINENNDRSPEFLTRSNSKIDIFYINSNQVIDILQTLKLGKASGNDSISHQMLKKTSYTVSVPLSLLFNLSFEKAEFPSQWKTAIVMPLFNH, translated from the coding sequence ATGAGCTATACTCCAAATGTTGTAATAACGGGTGATGTAAATGTAGATTTTCTTACTGACCATTCacataaaatatttgacattatgAGACTAAATGGccttaaaaatgttataaacgaACCAACCAGATTTTGTGCTACACGCCAGTCCTTGTTAGATCCTATTTTGGTATCAGATTCATGTGATGTCTACGATTCCCATGTAATACAAATAGATCGTACGTATAGTGATCATGACGGAACTATTATATTCTTGAATAATCTTGGTAGGTTACAAAATAATACTACTTATAAAAGAATGATTTGGGACTATCGAAATGCCGATTTCGACAAATGTAACGAGCTCATTGCTACTTTTGATTGGGAATCAATAATTAATGCTGAAAATAGTATggatcaaaattgtaaaaattttaaaaataaatttcttgaaTATATTAATGACTGTATTCCTCAAAAAGAAGTAACTATACGACCAAATGATAAAATATGGTTTAATTCTGACCTACGAAGAGAAATACGTAAACGTGATAGACTACACAAACAAGCTCGTAGGTCCAATAGTATTCCAGATCTGGATAAGTATAAAAAGCAAAGAAATCATGTGAATAATTTAAAACGATACACAAAAGATCAATTTTACTTAAACGCAAATAGTTTGTTGGACGAGTTTGCATCTGGTAATTCTAAATCGTATTGGTCATTAATGAAAAAATTAGTTAAGACATCGGGTAATTCTACTCATATCACtcaacttaaaaatgaaaatgacgaaTTAGTCACTGAAAATTACGATATAGCATGTCTTTTGAATAAGTATTTTTGTTCCATATCTACTATCAATGAAAATAATGATAGATCTCCAGAATTTCTTACTAGGTCAAattctaaaattgatattttctatATTAACTCAAATCAAGTCATTGATATTTTGCAGACTTTAAAATTGGGAAAAGCATCAGGTAATGACTCAATTAGTCATCAAATGTTAAAAAAGACAAGTTATACTGTCAGTGTACCCTTATCATTgttatttaatttgtcatttgaaaaGGCAGAGTTTCCTAGTCAATGGAAAACAGCTATTGTCATGCCGTTATTCAATCACTGA